A genome region from Flavobacterium sp. CFS9 includes the following:
- the hisA gene encoding 1-(5-phosphoribosyl)-5-[(5-phosphoribosylamino)methylideneamino]imidazole-4-carboxamide isomerase, protein MRIIPAIDIIDGKCVRLSKGDYNTKIIYNENPLEVAKSFEAHGIEYLHLVDLDGAKSSKIVNYKILEQIATQTSLQIDFGGGLKSDDDLRIAFESGANQITGGSIAVKNKEIFQKWISQYGSEKIILGADAKDEKIAVSGWLENSEEDLIPFIQDYQNKGIQYVICTDIAKDGMLEGPSFSLYGKILENCNVKSSGVQIKLIASGGISTFDELPKLAELGCEGTIIGKAIYEGRISLKQLENYIIGKM, encoded by the coding sequence ATGAGAATAATACCAGCCATAGACATCATCGACGGAAAATGTGTTCGCTTATCAAAAGGCGATTACAATACTAAAATAATTTACAATGAAAATCCGCTGGAAGTAGCAAAATCATTCGAAGCGCATGGCATTGAGTATCTGCATTTAGTCGATTTAGACGGAGCCAAATCAAGTAAAATTGTCAACTATAAAATCTTAGAGCAAATTGCGACACAAACCAGTCTGCAAATTGATTTTGGAGGGGGTTTAAAATCAGATGATGATTTAAGAATTGCTTTTGAAAGTGGAGCGAACCAAATTACAGGTGGAAGTATTGCCGTAAAAAATAAAGAAATATTCCAAAAATGGATCTCTCAATATGGTTCCGAGAAGATTATACTGGGTGCCGACGCCAAAGACGAAAAAATTGCCGTTTCGGGCTGGTTGGAAAACTCCGAAGAAGATTTGATTCCGTTCATTCAGGACTATCAAAACAAAGGCATTCAGTACGTTATTTGTACCGATATTGCAAAGGATGGAATGCTGGAAGGTCCAAGTTTTAGTCTTTATGGCAAAATTTTAGAAAATTGTAATGTCAAATCGAGCGGAGTCCAGATTAAGTTAATTGCCTCCGGAGGAATTTCAACCTTCGACGAATTACCTAAACTAGCCGAACTTGGTTGTGAAGGAACAATCATTGGAAAAGCGATTTATGAAGGAAGAATTTCTTTGAAACAGTTGGAAAATTATATTATTGGCAAAATGTAA
- the hisIE gene encoding bifunctional phosphoribosyl-AMP cyclohydrolase/phosphoribosyl-ATP diphosphatase HisIE, translated as MNVDIKSAHGLIPAIIQDAETKNVLMLGYMNEESLQKTIETQKVTFFSRSKQRLWTKGEESGNFLNLVSIKNDCDGDTLLIQANPVGPTCHTGADTCWQEENKENYGFLSSLENTIKTRRENADSEKSYVASLFEKGINKIAQKVGEEAVEVVIEAKDDNDDLFLSESADLLFHYLILLQAKGYQLNDVVDVLKKRQK; from the coding sequence ATGAACGTAGATATAAAAAGTGCACACGGGTTAATTCCGGCAATCATTCAGGATGCAGAAACCAAGAATGTGCTGATGCTGGGCTATATGAACGAAGAATCACTTCAAAAAACAATAGAAACTCAAAAAGTTACTTTTTTCAGTCGATCCAAACAAAGACTTTGGACGAAAGGTGAGGAGAGTGGTAACTTTTTAAATCTGGTAAGCATCAAAAATGACTGCGACGGAGATACACTTTTGATTCAGGCAAATCCTGTTGGACCAACCTGTCACACCGGAGCAGACACCTGCTGGCAGGAAGAAAACAAAGAGAATTACGGCTTTCTTTCCTCCTTAGAAAACACCATCAAAACTCGTAGAGAAAATGCTGATTCAGAAAAAAGTTATGTGGCTTCTCTATTCGAAAAAGGAATCAACAAAATTGCTCAAAAAGTAGGCGAAGAAGCTGTTGAAGTGGTCATCGAAGCTAAAGATGATAATGATGATTTATTTCTTAGCGAAAGCGCTGATTTGCTTTTTCACTATCTTATCTTATTACAAGCCAAAGGTTATCAGCTTAATGATGTTGTCGATGTTCTGAAAAAACGTCAGAAGTAA
- the hisB gene encoding bifunctional histidinol-phosphatase/imidazoleglycerol-phosphate dehydratase HisB, with product MKKVLFIDRDGTIVLEPENYQLDALEKVEFYPKAFQYLAKIANELDYELVMVTNQDGLGTDSFPENTFWPTQNFILKAFENEGIKFDAIFIDRSFPEDNAPTRKPRTGMLTQYINNPEYDLENSFVLGDRLTDVELAKNLGAKAIFINDNDGIGSNEISSKREELNETIVLQTMRWKTIYEFLKLEGRSASITRKTNETDIFINLNLDGTGKSKIETGIAFFDHMLDQISRHGQMDLEILVKGDLEVDEHHTIEDTAIALGEVFAKALGNKLGIERYGFCLPMDDCLAQVAIDFGGRNWLVWETEFKREMVGKMPTEMFFHFFKSFSDGAKANINIKAEGTNEHHKIEAIFKAFAKAIKVAVKRDTEKMILPSTKGML from the coding sequence ATGAAAAAAGTACTTTTTATCGATCGTGACGGAACGATTGTTTTAGAACCTGAAAATTACCAATTAGATGCTTTAGAAAAAGTAGAATTTTATCCAAAAGCCTTTCAATACCTAGCTAAAATTGCCAACGAGTTAGATTACGAATTGGTAATGGTTACCAATCAGGACGGCCTGGGAACAGATAGTTTTCCGGAAAACACTTTTTGGCCAACACAAAATTTCATCTTAAAAGCTTTTGAGAATGAAGGAATTAAATTTGACGCTATTTTCATCGACAGATCTTTTCCGGAGGATAATGCACCAACCAGAAAGCCAAGAACGGGAATGCTGACGCAATATATCAATAATCCCGAATATGATTTAGAAAATTCTTTTGTTTTAGGAGATCGTTTGACCGATGTTGAATTAGCTAAAAATCTGGGAGCGAAGGCTATTTTTATCAATGATAATGATGGAATTGGGAGCAATGAAATTTCTTCTAAACGTGAAGAATTAAATGAAACTATTGTTCTTCAAACCATGAGATGGAAAACGATCTACGAGTTTTTAAAACTGGAAGGGCGTTCGGCCTCGATTACACGTAAAACAAATGAAACAGATATTTTTATCAATTTAAATCTGGATGGCACCGGAAAAAGTAAAATAGAAACCGGAATTGCCTTTTTTGACCACATGTTAGATCAAATTTCCCGTCACGGACAAATGGATTTAGAAATATTGGTCAAAGGTGATTTGGAAGTAGATGAACACCACACTATTGAAGACACTGCAATTGCCTTGGGAGAAGTTTTCGCTAAAGCCCTTGGAAACAAACTGGGAATTGAGCGTTATGGTTTCTGTCTTCCGATGGACGACTGTCTGGCACAGGTCGCAATTGATTTTGGTGGAAGGAACTGGCTGGTTTGGGAAACTGAATTCAAACGCGAAATGGTAGGTAAAATGCCAACAGAAATGTTTTTTCACTTCTTTAAATCATTCTCAGATGGCGCAAAAGCAAACATCAACATCAAAGCTGAAGGAACTAACGAACATCACAAAATCGAGGCTATCTTTAAAGCTTTCGCAAAAGCGATAAAAGTGGCCGTGAAAAGAGATACAGAGAAAATGATTTTGCCTTCGACCAAAGGAATGTTGTAA
- the hisF gene encoding imidazole glycerol phosphate synthase subunit HisF, which produces MLAKRIIPCLDIKNGRTVKGVNFVDLRDAGDPVELAEIYSAEGADELVFLDISATEERRKTLVNMVRSVAEKINIPFTVGGGISSVEDVEILLNNGADKVSINSSAVKNPQLINDLAQKFGSQCVVVAIDAKQINGQWIVHLVGGKVPTQLNLFDWAIEVAARGAGEILFTSMDNDGTKNGFANEALAKLSELVNIPIIASGGAGTIQHFVDSFKEGKADAALAASVFHFKEIEIKTLKQELKNNNIEVRI; this is translated from the coding sequence ATGTTAGCAAAAAGAATCATACCCTGTTTGGATATAAAAAACGGTAGAACCGTAAAAGGAGTTAACTTTGTTGATCTTCGCGATGCGGGAGATCCGGTTGAATTGGCAGAAATCTATTCCGCAGAAGGTGCCGATGAATTGGTTTTTCTGGATATTTCAGCCACTGAAGAGCGTCGTAAAACACTTGTAAATATGGTAAGAAGTGTAGCGGAGAAAATTAATATTCCATTCACTGTCGGTGGTGGAATTTCAAGCGTTGAAGATGTTGAAATTTTACTGAATAATGGTGCTGATAAAGTTTCGATCAATTCCTCGGCTGTCAAAAATCCACAGTTGATTAATGATCTGGCTCAGAAATTCGGAAGTCAGTGTGTGGTCGTTGCTATAGATGCCAAACAAATTAACGGACAATGGATTGTACATTTGGTGGGAGGAAAAGTCCCAACCCAGCTTAACTTATTCGATTGGGCAATTGAAGTGGCAGCACGTGGAGCAGGAGAGATACTATTTACCTCGATGGACAATGACGGAACTAAAAACGGATTTGCGAATGAGGCACTTGCTAAACTTTCGGAACTTGTTAATATTCCGATAATTGCCTCAGGCGGTGCCGGTACAATACAGCATTTTGTAGATTCATTTAAAGAAGGAAAAGCCGATGCAGCATTGGCCGCAAGCGTATTTCACTTTAAAGAAATCGAAATCAAAACCTTAAAACAAGAATTGAAAAACAACAACATAGAAGTTAGAATTTAA
- the hisH gene encoding imidazole glycerol phosphate synthase subunit HisH translates to MKIVIINYGAGNIQSIMFAVERLGFKAVLSNNPDEIQKADKVIFPGVGEASSAMGKLKESGLDRLIPNLKQPVLGICLGMQLMCNTTEEGNTKGLGIFDVDVIKFSSNVKVPQMGWNQIYDLKSDLFKDIAENEFMYLVHSFYAPNCKYTIATTNYDVEYASALQKNNFYGTQFHPEKSGDIGEKILNNFLKIPIS, encoded by the coding sequence ATGAAAATAGTAATTATAAACTACGGTGCAGGAAATATTCAAAGCATCATGTTTGCAGTAGAAAGACTCGGTTTTAAAGCTGTTTTGAGCAATAATCCTGATGAAATTCAAAAAGCCGACAAAGTAATTTTTCCGGGAGTAGGGGAAGCAAGTTCAGCAATGGGAAAATTGAAAGAAAGCGGTTTGGATCGTTTGATTCCGAACTTAAAACAGCCCGTTTTAGGAATCTGCCTTGGTATGCAGTTAATGTGTAATACAACGGAAGAAGGAAACACAAAAGGTTTAGGGATTTTTGACGTAGATGTCATAAAATTTTCGTCTAATGTAAAAGTACCGCAAATGGGGTGGAATCAGATTTACGATCTAAAATCGGATCTGTTTAAAGACATTGCCGAGAATGAATTTATGTATTTGGTTCACAGTTTCTACGCACCAAATTGCAAATATACGATCGCAACAACAAACTATGATGTAGAATACGCATCGGCATTACAAAAGAATAATTTTTATGGAACACAATTTCACCCAGAAAAGAGTGGTGATATCGGCGAAAAGATACTTAATAATTTTCTAAAAATTCCAATTTCGTAA
- the hisC gene encoding histidinol-phosphate transaminase: MKFDINTITRENVKSLKPYSSARDEFEDFDIAEMIFLDANENPFQNGVNRYPDPQQLSVKAILAKNNKVKPSQILLGNGSDEVLDLLFRAFCEPKTDNIISLPPTYGMYSVLADINAVENREVLLSSDFQPQVDQILDAVDDSTKIIFLCSPNNPTGNSFSDESVVKLLQNFKGLVVIDEAYIDFSKKESWLTELDEYPNLIITQTLSKAYGLAGIRLGICYASEAVISVLNKIKPPYNVNELTQQRAINRLNDPEKIENEIASIIEQREELIIVLLEVSFVEKVYPTEANFVLVKVDNANKRYDQLIEKGIVIRNRTSQPLCENCLRLTIGIPEENAVLIKELKLLK, from the coding sequence ATGAAATTCGATATAAACACCATAACAAGAGAGAATGTAAAATCTCTAAAGCCATATTCATCAGCACGTGACGAGTTTGAAGATTTTGACATTGCCGAGATGATTTTTCTGGATGCGAATGAAAATCCATTTCAGAATGGAGTAAATCGTTATCCCGACCCACAGCAGCTTTCGGTTAAAGCCATTTTAGCAAAGAACAATAAGGTAAAACCAAGTCAGATATTATTAGGAAACGGAAGTGACGAAGTTCTCGATTTACTTTTCAGAGCGTTCTGTGAACCTAAAACAGATAATATTATTTCGCTTCCGCCAACTTATGGAATGTACAGCGTTCTGGCAGATATTAATGCAGTCGAAAACAGAGAAGTTTTACTTTCATCCGATTTTCAGCCACAAGTGGATCAAATTTTAGATGCTGTTGACGATTCGACTAAAATTATCTTTTTATGCTCTCCAAACAATCCTACCGGAAATTCATTCTCAGACGAGAGCGTTGTAAAATTGCTTCAAAACTTTAAAGGTCTGGTAGTCATTGACGAAGCTTATATTGACTTTTCAAAGAAGGAAAGCTGGCTGACGGAACTTGATGAATATCCAAATTTAATCATCACGCAAACGCTTTCAAAAGCCTACGGACTAGCCGGAATCCGATTAGGAATTTGCTATGCTTCCGAAGCTGTGATTTCGGTTCTGAATAAAATAAAACCTCCTTATAATGTAAATGAATTAACCCAGCAAAGAGCCATAAATCGTTTAAATGACCCCGAAAAAATAGAGAACGAAATAGCTTCAATAATTGAACAAAGAGAAGAATTAATTATAGTTTTACTTGAGGTCAGTTTTGTAGAAAAAGTATACCCAACGGAAGCCAATTTTGTTTTGGTAAAAGTTGATAATGCCAATAAAAGATACGATCAGTTAATTGAAAAAGGAATCGTAATCCGAAACAGAACCAGTCAGCCTTTATGCGAAAATTGCCTTCGTTTGACGATTGGGATTCCGGAAGAAAATGCTGTTCTAATTAAAGAATTAAAACTATTGAAGTAA
- a CDS encoding carbohydrate-binding family 9-like protein codes for MRILKIAILLCLMCSITTYSQNIFIPRTIQKVTIDGDLSDWKASFLGPFVIHDSGRKATQDTYVSFAWDNDNLYIAYRSIDSKIIGKAQQKDTEIFNTDDLVEIFIDPDGNGENYLEIGVNAYSSYYDLLLKCISPACGGWNMSIAFDALGLETQSKLTNEGFDTEIKIPFSSLNTIKNGNFSTPKVGTKWRGNAFRIDYGNITEYLALQAYKSSRFGFHQPQEFAVFEFAE; via the coding sequence ATGAGAATTCTTAAAATTGCTATCCTGCTCTGTTTGATGTGCTCGATCACAACGTATTCGCAAAACATTTTTATTCCAAGAACTATTCAAAAAGTTACTATTGATGGTGATTTATCAGATTGGAAAGCTTCTTTTCTTGGGCCGTTTGTGATTCATGATTCGGGAAGAAAAGCAACTCAGGATACGTATGTTTCTTTTGCATGGGATAATGATAATCTGTATATAGCCTATCGTTCGATTGATTCTAAAATTATTGGAAAGGCGCAGCAAAAAGACACTGAAATTTTTAATACTGATGATTTGGTTGAAATTTTTATAGATCCGGACGGTAATGGCGAAAACTATCTCGAAATTGGAGTCAATGCCTACTCTTCTTATTATGATTTACTGCTTAAATGCATCTCACCAGCCTGTGGCGGATGGAATATGAGTATTGCATTTGATGCTTTGGGATTGGAAACGCAAAGCAAATTAACGAACGAAGGATTCGATACCGAAATTAAAATTCCTTTCTCAAGTCTGAACACGATTAAAAACGGTAATTTTTCAACACCAAAAGTGGGAACTAAATGGCGAGGAAATGCTTTTAGAATTGATTACGGTAATATCACTGAATATCTTGCTTTACAGGCTTATAAAAGTTCCAGATTTGGTTTTCATCAACCACAGGAATTTGCTGTTTTTGAGTTTGCGGAGTAA